Proteins from a genomic interval of Drosophila melanogaster chromosome 2R:
- the Asph gene encoding aspartyl beta-hydroxylase, isoform A, with translation MSGDVQPRKRKDKRRKRDDDESSHGVHITKMGNEDLHLHVHHDHGTGGHWCAKIIFFALMAVLLGLVGLIIMENRGLEDLDTPLSESRFSKVFDGWVDEHRDEHDGHDVQEPSGEALDDHDEHDDHDDHEDEDEEPLTEELEEELEEEEEPTEEDEPAADEEYEEDEDEENNAGENITAEDAEEEEEEEDNDDEGTVEATVEATTEATTEATGEYEAEEDDEDEAAADDDAVESTEAPLSKAEEQEDDEDEDEEEQEIEESVEPERSQYAAQSAPAKDNNDDDDDDDQDKNDADDGDDDEFESLAQQFENDPEDTVPAKAVESEEQDQDQADEEEPKEEGSSWLASQIKPKEAAPAPAEKEDPFEQELRKANEEMIRENYAQALRSFNTLTTNFAHEPSAHLGRARLLELLAKKERSNQRLWEAIDAYKRYLAFGELVASNQEFQTAGESCIENLRFLGHHRQATTIHELLINRLPEDPRLRNQLSLTYLMVNNLQQVEKVAVETLKLWPNNAVAQLHYGLALRQFHADYAKALPYLKYAVESGEEGTQEAFFYLSLGETMQRLSMKSEALEVYGKGVAKGFFASLYQRSLYNEPRLRAQPFWQPKETGYERQLEKLTLNWRAIRDEGLALLGRSGFFEDEAELLRDKGVWQQYELYAQGRRVKDNCRRAPITCSLLEEFPESAGCRRGQVKFSVMQAKTHVWPHCGPTNCRLRAHLTLAAPEPEKASLRVAEQERTWREGELFIFDDSFEHEVWHNGSQSRLVLILDMWHPQLSAAQRRSLSPI, from the exons ATGACGACGAATCTTCGCACGGCGTTCACATTACAAAGATGGGAAACGAAGATCTCCACCTGCATGTGCACCACGATCACGGAACTGGCGGTCACTGGTGCGCCAAGATTATATTCTTCGCCCTGATGGCAGTGCTCCTCGGTTTGGTGGGTCTGATCATCATGGAGAATCGCGGACTGGAGGATC TGGACACTCCTCTGTCGGAGTCTAGGTTCTCGAAAGTTTTTGATGGCTGGGTGGACGAACATCGAGATGAGCATGATGGTCACGATGTGCAGGAACCCTCGGGAGAGGCGTTAGATGATCACGATGAACACGACGACCATGATGATCATGAAGACGAAG ACGAAGAGCCCCTCACAGAAGAGTTAGAAGAAGAACTggaggaagaggaagagcCAACTGAGGAGGATGAGCCAGCGGCAGATGAAGAATATGAGGAGGATGAAGATGAGGAGAACAATGCGGGTGAAAACATAACTGCCGAGGatgcggaggaggaggaagaggaggaggataACGATGATGAAGGCACCGTAGAGGCAACTGTAGAAGCTACCACTGAAGCCACTACGGAAGCCACTGGCGAATATGAAGCTGAAGAAGATGATGAGgacgaagcagcagcagatgatGATGCAGTAGAGTCCACTGAAGCGCCGCTCTCGAAAGCTGAGGAG CAGGAAgatgatgaggatgaggatgaggaagAGCAAGAGATCGAAGAATCAGTAGAGCCGGAAAGATCCCAATATGCGGCACAAAGTGCTCCCGCCAAAGATAATaatgacgacgacgatgatgat GATCAAGACAAAAACGATGCAGATGATGGGGATGACGACGAATTTGAGTCCCTGGCTCAGCAATTCGAAAATGATCCCGAGGATACAGTGCCAGCAAAAGCTGTAGAGAGTGAGGAGCAGGATCAAGACCAGGCTGATGAGGAGGAGCCCAAGGAAGAGGGCTCCTCTTGGTTGGCATCAC AAATAAAGCCGAAAGAAGCTGCACCTGCTCCCGCAGAGAAAGAGGATCCTTTCGAGCAAGAGTTGCGCAAGGCAAACGAGGAGATGATTAGGGAG AACTATGCCCAAGCCCTGCGTTCCTTTAACACGCTCACCACCAACTTTGCCCACGAGCCATCGGCCCATTTGGGAAGAGCTCGACTTCTGGAACTACTGGCCAAAAAGGAGCGCAGCAATCAGCGCCTGTGGGAAGCCATCGATGCTTACAAAAGATATTTGGCCTTTGGCGAGCTTGTAGCCAGCAATCAGGAATTTCAAACCGCCGGCGAAAGCTGCATCGAGAATTTGAGATTTTTGG GTCACCACCGACAGGCAACTACCATCCATGAGCTGCTCATCAATCGTTTGCCTGAGGATCCACGGCTTCGTAACCAACTATCACTCACCTATCTTATGGTAAACAA TCTTCAGCAGGTTGAAAAGGTGGCTGTGGAGACCCTGAAACTTTGGCCCAACAATGCAGTGGCTCAACTTCATTATGGACTAGCACTCAGACAGTTCCATGCTGATTACGCCAAGGCGCTGCCTTATCTAAAATATGCCGTGGAGTCTGGAGAGGAGGGCACGCAAGAGGCTTTCTTCTATTTGTCGCTGGGCGAGACCATGCAGCGCCTGTCCATGAAATCAGAAGCTCTTGAGGTGTACGGTAAAGGTGTTGCCAAAGGATTCTTTGCCAGCCTCTATCAGAGATCGCTGTACAATGAGCCCAGGTTGAGAGCACAGCCATTTTGGCAGCCCAAGGAAACGGGCTATGAAAGGCAGCTGGAGAAGCTGACGCTCAATTGGCGTGCCATTCGCGATGAAGGACTAGCACTGCTGGGAAGAAGTGGATTCTTCGAGGATGAAGCGGAACTGCTGCGCGACAAAGGAGTGTGGCAACAGTATGAGCTATATGCCCAGGGTCGTCGGGTGAAGGACAACTGCCGCAGGGCCCCAATCACCTGTAGCCTGCTGGAGGAATTTCCCGAGTCCGCCGGCTGTCGACGTGGCCAAGTGAAGTTTAGTGTTATGCAGGCCAAGACGCATGTGTGGCCGCATTGTGGACCCACCAATTGCCGACTGAGGGCCCACCTCACGCTAGCTGCTCCGGAGCCGGAAAAAGCATCACTCCGCGTGGCGGAGCAGGAAAG AACCTGGCGTGAGGGAGAACTGTTCATATTTGATGATAGCTTCGAACACGAGGTGTGGCACAACGGAAGCCAGTCACGCCTTGTGCTCATCCTAGATATGTGGCATCCGCAACTGAGTGCCGCCCAGCGCCGCAGTTTATCACCCATTTGA
- the Asph gene encoding aspartyl beta-hydroxylase, isoform B, protein MSGDVQPRKRKDKRRKRDDDESSHGVHITKMGNEDLHLHVHHDHGTGGHWCAKIIFFALMAVLLGLVGLIIMENRGLEDLDTPLSESRFSKVFDGWVDEHRDEHDGHDVQEPSGEALDDHDEHDDHDDHEDEDEEPLTEELEEELEEEEEPTEEDEPAADEEYEEDEDEENNAGENITAEDAEEEEEEEDNDDEGTVEATVEATTEATTEATGEYEAEEDDEDEAAADDDAVESTEAPLSKAEEQEDDEDEDEEEQEIEESVEPERSQYAAQSAPAKDNNDDDDDDDQDKNDADDGDDDEFESLAQQFENDPEDTVPAKAVESEEQDQDQADEEEPKEEGSSWLASQIKPKEAAPAPAEKEDPFEQELRKANEEMIRELNNH, encoded by the exons ATGACGACGAATCTTCGCACGGCGTTCACATTACAAAGATGGGAAACGAAGATCTCCACCTGCATGTGCACCACGATCACGGAACTGGCGGTCACTGGTGCGCCAAGATTATATTCTTCGCCCTGATGGCAGTGCTCCTCGGTTTGGTGGGTCTGATCATCATGGAGAATCGCGGACTGGAGGATC TGGACACTCCTCTGTCGGAGTCTAGGTTCTCGAAAGTTTTTGATGGCTGGGTGGACGAACATCGAGATGAGCATGATGGTCACGATGTGCAGGAACCCTCGGGAGAGGCGTTAGATGATCACGATGAACACGACGACCATGATGATCATGAAGACGAAG ACGAAGAGCCCCTCACAGAAGAGTTAGAAGAAGAACTggaggaagaggaagagcCAACTGAGGAGGATGAGCCAGCGGCAGATGAAGAATATGAGGAGGATGAAGATGAGGAGAACAATGCGGGTGAAAACATAACTGCCGAGGatgcggaggaggaggaagaggaggaggataACGATGATGAAGGCACCGTAGAGGCAACTGTAGAAGCTACCACTGAAGCCACTACGGAAGCCACTGGCGAATATGAAGCTGAAGAAGATGATGAGgacgaagcagcagcagatgatGATGCAGTAGAGTCCACTGAAGCGCCGCTCTCGAAAGCTGAGGAG CAGGAAgatgatgaggatgaggatgaggaagAGCAAGAGATCGAAGAATCAGTAGAGCCGGAAAGATCCCAATATGCGGCACAAAGTGCTCCCGCCAAAGATAATaatgacgacgacgatgatgat GATCAAGACAAAAACGATGCAGATGATGGGGATGACGACGAATTTGAGTCCCTGGCTCAGCAATTCGAAAATGATCCCGAGGATACAGTGCCAGCAAAAGCTGTAGAGAGTGAGGAGCAGGATCAAGACCAGGCTGATGAGGAGGAGCCCAAGGAAGAGGGCTCCTCTTGGTTGGCATCAC AAATAAAGCCGAAAGAAGCTGCACCTGCTCCCGCAGAGAAAGAGGATCCTTTCGAGCAAGAGTTGCGCAAGGCAAACGAGGAGATGATTAGGGAG CTCAACAATCACTAA
- the Asph gene encoding aspartyl beta-hydroxylase, isoform K, producing the protein MSGDVQPRKRKDKRRKRDDDESSHGVHITKMGNEDLHLHVHHDHGTGGHWCAKIIFFALMAVLLGLVGLIIMENRGLEDLDTPLSESRFSKVFDGWVDEHRDEHDGHDVQEPSGEALDDHDEHDDHDDHEDEDEEPLTEELEEELEEEEEPTEEDEPAADEEYEEDEDEENNAGENITAEDAEEEEEEEDNDDEGTVEATVEATTEATTEATGEYEAEEDDEDEAAADDDAVESTEAPLSKAEEEDDEDEDEEEQEIEESVEPERSQYAAQSAPAKDNNDDDDDDDQDKNDADDGDDDEFESLAQQFENDPEDTVPAKAVESEEQDQDQADEEEPKEEGSSWLASLAVKFGVGVALALVSRLVLIRKSPNTTEDEPAPETIFRRRLTIATAEDHIPDDVEELPPLDDEYSEEEIEIEEEIEVEISDIEEEEEEVRHDNDDNVASMASYVPETFEQLSAMYKYAQEPTKDAKPEQKEKEPEKPVGHSDIYVEYEDGAIEDYEHDGVSDEEITDEEDEISDVDDADLMNRLEAKYGRLPVKEFESDPDSDDPSWTRNY; encoded by the exons ATGACGACGAATCTTCGCACGGCGTTCACATTACAAAGATGGGAAACGAAGATCTCCACCTGCATGTGCACCACGATCACGGAACTGGCGGTCACTGGTGCGCCAAGATTATATTCTTCGCCCTGATGGCAGTGCTCCTCGGTTTGGTGGGTCTGATCATCATGGAGAATCGCGGACTGGAGGATC TGGACACTCCTCTGTCGGAGTCTAGGTTCTCGAAAGTTTTTGATGGCTGGGTGGACGAACATCGAGATGAGCATGATGGTCACGATGTGCAGGAACCCTCGGGAGAGGCGTTAGATGATCACGATGAACACGACGACCATGATGATCATGAAGACGAAG ACGAAGAGCCCCTCACAGAAGAGTTAGAAGAAGAACTggaggaagaggaagagcCAACTGAGGAGGATGAGCCAGCGGCAGATGAAGAATATGAGGAGGATGAAGATGAGGAGAACAATGCGGGTGAAAACATAACTGCCGAGGatgcggaggaggaggaagaggaggaggataACGATGATGAAGGCACCGTAGAGGCAACTGTAGAAGCTACCACTGAAGCCACTACGGAAGCCACTGGCGAATATGAAGCTGAAGAAGATGATGAGgacgaagcagcagcagatgatGATGCAGTAGAGTCCACTGAAGCGCCGCTCTCGAAAGCTGAGGAG GAAgatgatgaggatgaggatgaggaagAGCAAGAGATCGAAGAATCAGTAGAGCCGGAAAGATCCCAATATGCGGCACAAAGTGCTCCCGCCAAAGATAATaatgacgacgacgatgatgat GATCAAGACAAAAACGATGCAGATGATGGGGATGACGACGAATTTGAGTCCCTGGCTCAGCAATTCGAAAATGATCCCGAGGATACAGTGCCAGCAAAAGCTGTAGAGAGTGAGGAGCAGGATCAAGACCAGGCTGATGAGGAGGAGCCCAAGGAAGAGGGCTCCTCTTGGTTGGCATCAC TTGCCGTTAAATTTGGCGTTGGCGTTGCACTTGCCTTAGTTTCACGCCTTGTATTGATAAGGAAAAGTCCAAATACAA CTGAGGATGAGCCCGCACCAGAGACTATATTCAGGCGAAGATTGACGATTGCCACTGCTGAGGATCACATACCGGATGATGTGGAGGAGCTGCCCCCTTTGGACGATG AATATTCCGAGGaagaaatcgaaatcgaagaGGAAATCGAGGTGGAAATCAGTGATattgaggaggaggaggaggaagtaCGTCACGATAACGACGACAACGTGGCCTCCATGGCCAGTTATGTGCCCGAGACATTTGAGCAACTGAGCGCCATGTACAAATACGCCCAGGAGCCTACGAAGGATGCCAAACCCGAACAGAAAGAAAAGGAGCCGGAAAAGCCAGTAGGTCACAGCGATATCTACGTGGAATACGAAGATGGTGCTATCGAGGATTACGAGCATGACGGAGTTAGCGATGAGGAGATCACCGACGAGGAGGACGAAATCTCCGACGTGGACGACGCCGATCTGATGAACCGGCTGGAAGCGAAATACGGTCGTCTGCCCGTCAAGGAGTTTGAGAGCGATCCGGACTCTGACGACCCCAGCTGGACACGTAATTACTAA